In Thalassotalea fonticola, a single genomic region encodes these proteins:
- a CDS encoding AAA family ATPase, producing MSSSINSSQTSQLKLSDSIHNLRQEIAKVIVGQEALVERLIITLMCQSHVLIEGIPGLAKTLTVNTLAQALGLKFSRVQFTPDLLPGDLTGTQIYNPSSGEFDTQKGPIFANIVLADEINRSPAKVQSALLEAMQEKQVTLGKTIHSLPQPFLVLATQNPIEQEGTYPLPEAQVDRFMFKLKVDYPSFDDELEVLRRMSAPGQTKTSINCVLSIEDLNLLCQQVSTVYLDPNLEKYILHLITATRHPEQYDLPLSDMIRFGASPRATINLAMAARAEAILQGRDHVQPADIRTLAPDILRHRIALSYKAEAQNISSEQLIEQILAQVAIPHD from the coding sequence ATGAGCTCCAGCATAAATTCATCACAAACCTCTCAATTAAAGTTATCAGACAGCATTCATAATCTGCGCCAGGAAATTGCCAAGGTTATTGTTGGTCAAGAAGCGCTAGTTGAACGATTGATCATCACCTTAATGTGTCAAAGCCACGTATTGATTGAGGGCATACCAGGGCTCGCGAAAACCTTAACAGTGAACACACTGGCGCAAGCTTTGGGGTTGAAGTTTAGCAGAGTACAATTTACCCCGGATTTATTGCCTGGCGATTTAACCGGAACGCAAATATATAATCCAAGTAGTGGTGAATTTGATACGCAAAAGGGGCCTATTTTTGCCAATATTGTGCTCGCCGATGAAATCAACCGTTCGCCAGCAAAAGTACAATCAGCTTTATTGGAGGCGATGCAAGAAAAGCAAGTGACCTTAGGTAAAACCATTCACTCACTACCGCAACCTTTTTTAGTATTAGCGACACAAAATCCGATCGAACAGGAAGGTACTTACCCGTTACCAGAAGCTCAAGTTGACCGCTTTATGTTTAAATTAAAAGTCGACTATCCAAGTTTTGATGATGAATTAGAAGTACTGCGCCGTATGTCTGCGCCGGGTCAGACTAAAACAAGCATTAATTGCGTCTTGAGTATTGAAGATTTAAATTTGCTATGCCAACAAGTTAGCACTGTTTACCTTGATCCGAACTTAGAAAAATACATATTGCATTTGATCACAGCCACCCGCCACCCAGAGCAATATGATTTACCCTTATCAGACATGATACGTTTTGGTGCATCTCCACGTGCCACCATCAATCTGGCCATGGCAGCACGCGCCGAAGCAATATTGCAAGGGCGAGATCATGTACAACCTGCAGATATTCGCACCTTAGCTCCTGATATATTACGCCATCGTATTGCCTTAAGTTACAAGGCAGAAGCACAAAATATCAGCTCCGAGCAGTTGATTGAACAAATATTGGCGCAAGTGGCCATTCCTCATGATTAA
- a CDS encoding DUF58 domain-containing protein has product MNDQFELRLQQLQLYCRHKTNHLLCGHYHSAFKGQGIEFDEVRPYALGDDVRTIDWNVTARTGEVHIKRFHEERELNLIFIVDQSPSFAFSSTEVSRPYVAAQFCGLLGSAALANNDHIGLLQFSDDINEYLPPSRGKSQLMRCLSKLLLSAQQVEYTSVNQVLKHLGELSLKRSIIVLVSDFFSDDNYLESLATLARQHEILAIALDDPRELTLPDRGLLQVTDSENKQQQTIDFNHTEVRQQFSNKMQKRIKQRNETFSKIGVDLLGHTLGDDPIETLLAFFHTKRQRIEGETGG; this is encoded by the coding sequence ATGAACGATCAGTTTGAGCTGCGCCTACAGCAATTACAGCTGTATTGTCGCCATAAAACTAATCACCTGTTATGTGGCCATTATCACAGTGCATTCAAAGGCCAGGGGATTGAATTTGATGAAGTACGCCCGTATGCCTTGGGTGATGATGTTCGCACCATAGACTGGAATGTTACCGCTCGAACTGGTGAAGTGCACATTAAGCGCTTCCATGAAGAACGTGAGCTCAACCTTATTTTTATTGTAGATCAATCACCCTCTTTTGCATTTTCAAGTACCGAGGTTAGCCGTCCTTATGTGGCTGCGCAGTTTTGTGGCTTACTTGGCTCTGCCGCTCTGGCAAATAATGACCACATTGGTTTACTGCAGTTTAGTGATGATATTAATGAATATTTACCACCCTCTCGTGGTAAAAGTCAGTTAATGCGCTGTTTGAGTAAATTACTGCTATCAGCCCAACAAGTTGAATATACCAGCGTAAATCAAGTATTAAAGCATTTAGGCGAGTTAAGCTTAAAACGTTCGATTATCGTTTTAGTTTCTGATTTTTTCAGTGATGATAATTATTTGGAAAGTTTAGCCACTTTAGCAAGGCAACACGAAATACTCGCCATCGCCTTAGATGATCCAAGAGAGTTAACTTTACCTGATCGCGGTTTATTGCAAGTTACTGACAGTGAAAATAAGCAGCAACAAACGATTGACTTTAATCACACTGAGGTACGCCAACAGTTTAGCAATAAAATGCAAAAACGAATAAAACAACGAAACGAGACATTTTCAAAAATTGGTGTCGATTTGTTAGGGCACACGCTAGGCGATGATCCTATTGAAACCCTATTGGCATTTTTCCATACTAAGCGGCAACGCATAGAAGGAGAAACCGGTGGTTAA